A portion of the Mycobacterium paraseoulense genome contains these proteins:
- a CDS encoding STAS domain-containing protein, whose translation MSSVAESPSTLAVATRTDQSVVVLTVDGALDTTNSAALRDHILQATLEGPPAVIVDISGLKVLAELAWSTFIGAHWQIRDNPNVSVVLVCAQRGTREAITRSGVAYFMPVYSTEKAARKALSQQSRRAVRRAGAQLPADLTSLRESRRLVREWLTAWSQSTLIPVALVVVNVFVENVLEHTASVPVVRIESHGATATIAVSDSSHAPAVRLPSPANGIDVSGLAIVDALSRAWGSTPTSAGKTVWAVIGPENQL comes from the coding sequence GTGAGCTCCGTAGCTGAATCACCGAGCACACTGGCCGTCGCGACGCGGACGGATCAATCGGTGGTCGTCCTGACGGTCGACGGTGCGCTCGACACCACCAACTCCGCCGCCCTGCGCGACCACATCTTGCAGGCCACGCTGGAAGGGCCCCCCGCGGTCATCGTCGACATCTCCGGCCTCAAGGTGCTAGCCGAATTGGCGTGGTCGACGTTCATCGGCGCACATTGGCAGATCCGCGACAATCCGAACGTTTCGGTCGTGCTGGTGTGCGCGCAGCGCGGCACACGTGAGGCGATCACCCGCAGCGGCGTCGCCTACTTCATGCCCGTGTACTCGACGGAGAAGGCGGCGAGGAAGGCGCTCAGCCAGCAGAGCCGGCGGGCCGTGCGTCGCGCCGGCGCACAGCTGCCCGCCGACCTGACCAGCCTGCGGGAATCACGCCGCCTGGTCCGTGAATGGCTCACCGCCTGGTCGCAGTCCACGCTCATCCCCGTCGCGTTGGTGGTGGTCAACGTGTTCGTCGAGAACGTGCTGGAGCACACCGCCAGCGTTCCGGTGGTGCGGATCGAGAGCCATGGCGCGACGGCGACCATCGCGGTGTCCGACAGCAGCCATGCCCCGGCCGTGCGGCTGCCATCGCCGGCCAACGGCATCGACGTCTCCGGCCTGGCGATCGTCGACGCGTTGTCACGCGCGTGGGGCAGCACTCCCACCTCGGCGGGAAAGACGGTGTGGGCGGTCATCGGTCCCGAAAACCAGCTCTGA
- a CDS encoding fumarylacetoacetate hydrolase family protein — translation MKWVTYRDAEGERTGVLSGDAIHALAAGVTLLALIGRGADGLRAAGEEALRAPAATVPLDAVRLLAPIPRPPSIRDSLCFLDHMRNCQAAVGAGRTLADTWYRIPAFYFACPATVLGPYDDAPTAPGSAWQDFELEIAAIIGTGGRDLTVDEAERAIIGYTIFNDWSARDLQQLESQLGIGQGKGKDSGVTLGPFLVTPDELEPYRRDGRLDLRVTALVNDAVIGSGSTAQMDWTFGEVISYASRGVTLAPGDVIGSGTVPTCTLVEHLDPTALDSFPGWLHDGDVVTLQVQGLGETRQTVRASPAPHPLAVRPNPDAVPAPQRVNRAPAKVPYTRGLHVVADRVWAWTLPDGGYGWSNAGLVAGDGASLLVDTLFDLALTREMLTAMRDVTSSAPITDALITHSNGDHTHGNQLLAPSVRIIAARGTADEIAHGMAPEMLAMAQTANLGPVATPYTRDRFGHFDFSGITVRNADQTFDRELTIEVGGRRVDLLNLGPAHTAADSVVHVPDAGVLFGGDLLFIGCTPIVWAGPIANWIAACDAMIALDAPTVVPGHGPVSDPDGIRAVRGYLAHVSEQAEAAYRRGLTWSEAADTIDLGEYASWLDAERVVVNVYQRYRELDRETPQLEVMALLVMQAEWLAKRA, via the coding sequence ATGAAATGGGTGACCTATCGTGACGCCGAGGGTGAACGCACCGGGGTGCTCTCCGGTGACGCCATCCACGCGTTGGCCGCCGGCGTGACGCTGCTCGCCCTGATCGGTCGCGGCGCCGACGGGTTGCGCGCGGCCGGTGAGGAGGCGCTGCGTGCGCCGGCGGCGACGGTGCCCCTGGATGCGGTGCGGCTTCTGGCGCCGATCCCGCGCCCGCCGTCCATCCGCGACTCGCTGTGCTTTCTGGACCACATGCGCAACTGCCAGGCCGCGGTGGGCGCGGGCCGGACACTCGCCGACACGTGGTACCGCATACCGGCCTTTTACTTCGCCTGCCCGGCAACGGTTTTGGGACCCTACGACGACGCCCCGACCGCACCCGGAAGTGCGTGGCAGGACTTCGAATTGGAGATTGCGGCGATCATTGGAACGGGCGGGCGGGACCTGACGGTGGACGAGGCCGAGCGGGCCATCATCGGCTACACCATCTTCAACGACTGGTCCGCCCGCGACCTGCAGCAACTGGAGAGCCAGCTGGGGATCGGGCAGGGCAAGGGCAAGGACAGTGGCGTCACGTTGGGCCCGTTCCTGGTGACGCCCGACGAACTCGAGCCCTACCGGCGCGACGGCAGGCTGGACCTGCGGGTAACCGCCCTGGTCAACGACGCCGTGATCGGGTCGGGGTCGACCGCCCAAATGGATTGGACCTTCGGCGAAGTCATCTCCTACGCCTCGCGCGGCGTGACGCTCGCCCCCGGCGACGTCATCGGCTCGGGCACCGTGCCCACCTGCACACTGGTCGAGCACCTGGATCCGACGGCGCTGGACTCGTTCCCGGGCTGGCTGCACGACGGCGACGTCGTCACGCTCCAGGTCCAGGGGCTCGGGGAGACCAGACAAACCGTGCGCGCCAGTCCCGCACCCCACCCGTTGGCCGTTCGGCCCAATCCGGACGCCGTGCCCGCCCCACAGCGGGTCAACCGGGCACCCGCCAAGGTGCCCTACACTCGCGGCCTGCACGTGGTCGCCGACCGGGTGTGGGCGTGGACGTTGCCGGACGGCGGTTACGGCTGGAGCAACGCCGGGCTGGTCGCCGGCGATGGGGCATCCCTGCTCGTCGACACCCTGTTCGACCTGGCGCTGACCCGCGAGATGCTCACCGCCATGCGCGACGTCACCTCGTCGGCACCCATCACCGACGCGCTGATCACCCACTCCAACGGCGACCACACCCACGGCAACCAGCTGCTCGCCCCCTCGGTGCGGATCATCGCGGCGCGGGGCACGGCCGACGAGATCGCGCACGGGATGGCGCCCGAGATGCTGGCGATGGCGCAGACCGCGAACCTCGGGCCGGTCGCGACCCCCTACACCCGAGACCGCTTCGGGCACTTCGACTTCAGCGGCATCACGGTGCGCAACGCCGATCAGACGTTCGACCGCGAGCTGACCATCGAGGTGGGCGGGCGGCGCGTCGACCTGCTGAACCTGGGTCCCGCGCACACCGCCGCGGATTCGGTGGTGCACGTGCCCGATGCCGGGGTATTGTTCGGCGGCGACCTGCTGTTCATCGGCTGCACCCCGATCGTGTGGGCCGGCCCGATCGCCAACTGGATCGCCGCGTGCGATGCGATGATCGCGCTCGACGCGCCGACGGTGGTGCCCGGACATGGCCCCGTGAGCGACCCCGACGGAATCCGTGCCGTGCGTGGATATCTCGCCCACGTCTCGGAACAAGCCGAGGCCGCCTATCGCCGCGGGCTGACGTGGTCGGAGGCGGCCGACACCATCGATCTCGGCGAGTACGCGTCCTGGCTGGACGCCGAGCGCGTCGTCGTCAACGTCTATCAGCGGTACCGCGAACTCGACCGCGAGACCCCGCAGTTGGAGGTCATGGCACTGCTGGTGATGCAGGCCGAGTGGCTGGCCAAGCGTGCCTAA
- a CDS encoding SAM-dependent methyltransferase produces MARSEGDSWDLANSVGATATMVAAARAAASKRPQPVITDDFAEPLVRAVGLDVFTRLASGELDPDVLERGVGFHRMVDTFAARARYFDDYFAAAGQAGLLQVVIVASGLDSRAYRLRWPIGTTVYEIDQPEVIAFKAATMSEIGAAPTAKLRDVGIDLREDWPAALQEAGFDPAHPTAWLAEGVLIGWLPPEAEIRLLDSIIPLSAEGSRFAADYGTVTGTSPAAREQARLMTEGWRRQGLEMDLTSLTYPGEHTDVAAHLHANGWETTESRLADLFAAAGLPELEPTALQVPSTTIKFVRAVRL; encoded by the coding sequence ATGGCACGAAGCGAAGGTGACAGCTGGGACCTGGCCAACAGCGTAGGCGCGACGGCCACCATGGTCGCCGCCGCCCGCGCCGCCGCGAGCAAGCGTCCGCAGCCGGTCATCACCGACGACTTCGCCGAACCGTTGGTGCGTGCCGTCGGACTGGACGTGTTCACCAGGCTCGCCAGCGGAGAACTCGATCCCGACGTCCTCGAGAGGGGCGTCGGCTTTCACCGGATGGTGGACACGTTCGCCGCCCGCGCCCGGTATTTCGACGACTATTTCGCCGCGGCCGGGCAGGCGGGGCTGCTCCAGGTCGTGATCGTGGCCTCCGGGCTGGATTCCCGCGCCTACCGGCTGCGCTGGCCGATCGGGACGACGGTCTACGAAATCGATCAGCCCGAGGTGATCGCGTTCAAGGCCGCAACGATGTCGGAGATCGGGGCGGCGCCTACCGCCAAGCTGCGCGACGTCGGGATCGATCTGCGCGAGGATTGGCCGGCGGCGCTTCAGGAGGCGGGCTTCGATCCGGCCCATCCCACCGCATGGCTCGCCGAGGGGGTGCTCATCGGATGGCTCCCGCCGGAGGCCGAGATCCGACTGCTGGACTCCATCATCCCCCTCTCCGCCGAGGGCAGCCGGTTCGCGGCCGACTACGGCACGGTGACCGGCACCTCGCCGGCGGCCCGGGAACAGGCCCGGCTGATGACCGAGGGCTGGCGACGGCAGGGACTCGAGATGGACCTGACCAGCTTGACGTATCCGGGCGAGCACACCGACGTCGCCGCGCATCTGCACGCGAACGGCTGGGAAACCACCGAATCCCGGCTCGCCGACCTGTTCGCCGCCGCCGGGCTGCCGGAGTTGGAGCCGACGGCGTTGCAGGTGCCGTCCACCACGATCAAATTCGTTCGGGCGGTGCGCCTTTAG
- a CDS encoding AurF N-oxygenase family protein: MTSAVKPGGPSREEFSERLLRGSVKKSYEPIVDIDWDAPLDPDKFYLPPRLVSLYGTPMWDELTREQQIELSRQELVNTLSAGIWFENMLNQSLLRTILHEDPTSSSTHYKLTELGDETRHMVMFGKAIERIGAKPVRPRLFHRMIINALPLAFQWGSMLWVAALIGEEIFDSLQRQMMDDPELQPIIQRLMRIHVTEEARHIQFARDGARKRVAEMPRLNRWFMANINGLGGYFFNYLFSNPIPYARAGLDPTRARRIARTSPHRRDIQVAGFAPLAAFLTEVGLLGPIARRGWKRSRFL, from the coding sequence ATGACCTCAGCTGTGAAGCCAGGTGGGCCGAGTCGTGAAGAGTTCTCCGAGCGCCTGCTCAGGGGCTCGGTGAAGAAGTCCTACGAACCGATCGTCGACATCGACTGGGACGCCCCGCTGGACCCCGACAAGTTCTACCTGCCACCGCGGCTGGTGTCGCTCTACGGGACGCCGATGTGGGACGAGCTGACCCGCGAACAACAAATCGAGCTATCCCGCCAGGAGCTGGTCAACACGCTCTCGGCCGGCATCTGGTTCGAGAACATGCTCAACCAGTCGCTGCTGCGCACGATCCTGCACGAAGACCCGACCAGCTCCTCGACCCATTACAAACTCACCGAACTCGGTGACGAGACCCGTCATATGGTGATGTTCGGCAAGGCCATCGAGCGCATCGGCGCAAAGCCGGTGCGGCCAAGGCTGTTTCACCGCATGATCATCAACGCGCTGCCGCTGGCGTTCCAGTGGGGCTCGATGTTGTGGGTGGCCGCGCTGATCGGTGAAGAGATCTTCGACTCGCTGCAGCGGCAGATGATGGACGACCCCGAGTTGCAGCCGATCATCCAGCGGCTCATGCGGATTCACGTCACCGAGGAAGCACGCCACATCCAGTTCGCCCGCGACGGTGCCCGCAAACGCGTCGCCGAGATGCCCCGGCTCAACCGCTGGTTCATGGCCAACATCAATGGGCTGGGCGGGTACTTCTTCAATTATCTGTTCAGCAACCCGATCCCGTATGCGCGCGCCGGTCTGGACCCGACGCGGGCGCGACGGATCGCGCGGACCAGCCCGCATCGCCGCGACATCCAGGTCGCCGGTTTCGCCCCGCTGGCGGCGTTCCTGACCGAGGTGGGCCTGCTGGGCCCCATCGCCCGCCGCGGCTGGAAGCGCAGCAGATTTCTGTGA
- a CDS encoding enoyl-CoA hydratase/isomerase family protein has protein sequence MPAVELETVEDGIARITLNRPERLNAIDGALIDGVDHALDALGGGGFRAAILTGAGRGFCAGADLSGTGEPWTKPRPSTPPFKVNYDSQVRLADLFTRIYELPIPVIAAVNGVAVGGGLAFALVCDVRVASDRARFSSAFIKAGFSSMDMGTSYLLPKIVGAGVARELMLTGRIIEAAEAYRIKLVHEVVAPDDLMPAALKVARSIAENNAYGVWQTKIGLNAALDAPSLRLAIEIENRTQILSGFTNNPAEAAKAHREKRAPKWDPL, from the coding sequence ATGCCCGCAGTGGAATTGGAAACCGTCGAAGACGGCATCGCCCGCATCACGCTGAACCGGCCGGAGCGCCTCAACGCCATCGACGGGGCGTTGATCGACGGCGTGGACCATGCCTTGGATGCGCTGGGCGGCGGCGGGTTCCGCGCCGCGATTCTGACCGGTGCCGGACGCGGATTCTGCGCGGGGGCGGACTTGAGCGGCACCGGCGAGCCGTGGACCAAACCCAGGCCGTCCACCCCGCCGTTCAAGGTCAACTACGACTCCCAGGTCCGCCTGGCGGACCTGTTCACCCGTATCTACGAGCTGCCCATTCCGGTGATCGCCGCGGTCAACGGCGTGGCCGTCGGGGGAGGGCTGGCCTTCGCGCTGGTCTGCGACGTCCGGGTCGCCTCCGATCGTGCCCGGTTCTCCTCGGCGTTCATCAAGGCGGGCTTCTCGTCGATGGACATGGGCACCAGCTACCTGCTGCCCAAGATCGTCGGCGCGGGAGTGGCCCGCGAACTCATGCTGACCGGCCGCATCATCGAGGCGGCCGAGGCCTACCGCATCAAGCTGGTGCACGAGGTGGTGGCTCCCGACGACCTGATGCCGGCCGCGCTGAAGGTGGCCCGCTCGATCGCCGAGAACAACGCCTACGGCGTCTGGCAGACCAAGATCGGCCTCAACGCCGCATTGGATGCGCCCAGTTTGCGGCTTGCCATCGAGATCGAGAACCGCACCCAGATCCTCAGCGGCTTCACCAACAACCCGGCCGAGGCGGCCAAGGCGCACCGGGAAAAGCGAGCGCCGAAGTGGGACCCGCTGTGA
- a CDS encoding LLM class flavin-dependent oxidoreductase: MRFTYAEAMTDHRYYIPLAQAAEAAGYHAMTIADSIAYPFESDSKYPYTPDGDREFLDGKEFIETFVLTAALGAVTTKLHFNFFVLKLPIRPPALVAKQIGSLAALTNNRVGFGVGTSPWPEDYELLGVPFAKRGKRMDECIEIIQGLTSGDYFEFHGEFYDIPKTKMTPAPTQPIPVLIGGHADAALRRAARLDGWMHGGGDPEELDGLIAKLKRYREEAGKTGPFQIHVISADAYTVDGIRRLEDKGVTDAIVGFRIPYIKGKDTEPLENKIRNLEMFAENVIAKV; this comes from the coding sequence GTGCGGTTCACCTACGCGGAGGCGATGACCGACCACCGGTACTACATCCCGCTGGCCCAGGCGGCCGAGGCCGCCGGCTACCACGCGATGACGATCGCCGACAGCATCGCCTACCCCTTCGAGTCGGACTCGAAATACCCCTACACGCCCGACGGGGATCGCGAGTTCCTGGATGGCAAGGAATTCATCGAAACCTTCGTGCTGACAGCGGCATTGGGCGCGGTGACGACGAAGCTGCACTTCAACTTCTTCGTCCTCAAGCTGCCCATCCGGCCGCCGGCGCTGGTGGCCAAGCAGATCGGTTCGCTGGCCGCGTTGACCAACAACCGGGTGGGCTTCGGCGTCGGCACCAGCCCGTGGCCGGAGGACTACGAACTGCTGGGCGTCCCGTTCGCCAAGCGCGGCAAGCGCATGGACGAGTGCATCGAAATCATCCAGGGGCTCACCAGCGGCGACTACTTCGAATTCCACGGCGAGTTCTATGACATCCCCAAGACCAAGATGACGCCGGCGCCCACCCAGCCCATCCCGGTCCTTATCGGCGGGCACGCCGACGCGGCGCTGCGCCGCGCGGCCCGGCTGGACGGCTGGATGCACGGCGGCGGCGACCCCGAAGAACTCGACGGGCTCATCGCCAAGCTCAAGCGGTATCGCGAGGAAGCCGGCAAGACCGGGCCGTTCCAGATTCACGTCATCTCGGCCGACGCCTACACCGTGGACGGCATCAGACGCCTCGAAGACAAGGGCGTCACCGACGCCATCGTCGGCTTCCGCATCCCCTACATCAAGGGCAAGGACACCGAGCCGCTGGAGAACAAGATCCGCAACCTCGAGATGTTCGCCGAGAACGTCATCGCGAAGGTCTAG
- a CDS encoding DUF4873 domain-containing protein, with translation MTRPRDPAEPRHPIAILGAHPGVQSALLRAGVTDFMALDAPAAEVRSRFDDRTDTWLLTTPGGEDVRARAVIAGDRTPFVPWLPDIAGRDDFLGESFHAAEWVPGFDPSGKRIAVVGTDATAGHYIGRLSQAATSVTVFPLSPRRVVTEVPLWSTRVRRRLRRRIRPTAKRPSVSVAESAIEAVTASGIHTRDGVDHPVDAIVYGTGFSIPDELADDTLIGAGGLTIRQAWQDGMEPFYGVAVRGFPNYFFITGPDAGAQARYIAECLRLMARTASSRIEVRSSSLRVFNERAQLTPEQAPAAASAFDLSSATPDRDDTYDGAATLEIAGAAHPVRVRLTGHLDPIDGHYHWQGTVFGSPSRPLPDEVLRQTRSATLTVGGRSAAARIVEQTPWGTHSVTGVGAPPYAPN, from the coding sequence GTGACGCGGCCGCGCGACCCCGCCGAGCCCCGCCACCCGATAGCCATCCTCGGCGCGCACCCCGGCGTCCAATCGGCGTTGCTGCGCGCCGGTGTCACCGATTTCATGGCCCTCGACGCGCCGGCCGCCGAGGTCCGGTCGAGGTTCGACGACAGGACCGACACCTGGCTGCTGACGACGCCCGGCGGCGAGGATGTGCGGGCGCGCGCCGTCATCGCCGGGGACCGGACGCCCTTCGTCCCTTGGCTGCCCGACATCGCGGGCCGCGACGACTTCCTCGGCGAGTCGTTTCACGCGGCCGAGTGGGTTCCCGGCTTCGATCCGTCCGGCAAGCGCATCGCGGTGGTGGGCACCGACGCCACCGCCGGCCACTACATCGGCCGGCTAAGCCAGGCGGCGACGTCGGTCACCGTCTTTCCCCTGTCCCCGCGCCGCGTGGTCACCGAGGTCCCGCTGTGGTCGACCCGGGTCCGACGCCGGCTGCGTCGCCGCATCCGGCCGACCGCCAAGCGCCCTTCGGTCAGCGTGGCCGAGTCGGCGATCGAGGCCGTGACCGCCTCGGGCATCCACACCCGCGACGGCGTCGATCACCCCGTCGATGCCATCGTCTACGGCACCGGGTTCTCGATCCCCGACGAGTTGGCCGATGACACGCTCATCGGCGCCGGCGGGCTGACCATCCGGCAGGCATGGCAGGACGGCATGGAGCCGTTCTACGGTGTGGCGGTTCGCGGCTTCCCCAATTACTTCTTCATCACCGGTCCGGACGCCGGCGCGCAGGCGCGCTACATCGCCGAATGCCTCCGGCTGATGGCGCGCACGGCCAGCAGCCGCATCGAGGTGCGCAGCAGCAGCCTGCGCGTCTTCAACGAGCGGGCGCAGCTGACACCCGAGCAGGCCCCTGCGGCGGCCTCCGCCTTTGACCTGTCGTCCGCCACGCCCGATCGCGACGACACCTATGACGGGGCGGCGACACTAGAAATCGCCGGCGCCGCCCATCCGGTGCGTGTCCGGCTGACCGGCCACCTCGACCCGATCGACGGCCACTACCACTGGCAGGGGACGGTGTTCGGTTCGCCGTCGCGGCCCTTGCCCGACGAGGTGCTCAGGCAAACGCGGTCCGCGACGTTGACGGTGGGCGGGCGCAGCGCCGCCGCGCGGATCGTCGAACAAACGCCGTGGGGGACGCACTCGGTCACCGGGGTGGGCGCCCCGCCGTACGCGCCCAACTGA